The sequence CCCCGACCCGGCTGGCCGAGGAAGCCCGGCGGATCGCCAGAGGGCCGCATATGACCTGCACCGTTTTCGACCGGAAGCAGTTCACCGCGCTGGGCATGGGGGCCCTGGCCGGTGTGGCTGCCGGCACCGACCAGCCACCCAAGTTTATCCTCATCGAATACAAGGGCGGCAAGGCGGGTGAAGCGCCGCTGGCCCTGGTTGGTAAAGGGCTTACGTTCGACTCCGGAGGGATCTGCATCAAGCCCTCTGAGAAAATGGATGAGATGAAGTTTGACATGAGCGGCGGGGGAGCGGTCCTGGGCGTCATGGAGGCCGTTTCGCGGCTGCAGCCCAGGATCAATATTGTGGCCGCGATTCCCAGCACCGAGAACCTGCCGGGCGGCAAGGCCCAGAAGCCCGGAGACATTGTGAAGGCTTACAGTGGCAAGACAATCGAGGTGATCAACACGGACGCCGAGGGCCGGCTCATCCTGGCCGATGCCCTATCCTACGTGGTGGACAAGTATAAGCCGGTGGCCGTGCTGGACTTCGCCACCCTCACCGGGGCGGTGCTGGTTGCCCTGGGGCACCGGGCCAGTGGCCTGATGGGCAACAACGATGACCTCATCGAGGAAGTCAAGCGGGCCTCTGAGAAGACCGGTGAGCGGGTCTGGCAGCTGCCGCTGTGGGAGGAGTATGCCGAGGACATCAAGTCCAAGGTGGCGGACGTGAAGAATGTCGGCGAGGGCCGGCTGGCGGGGACCATCGCCGGAGGGATATTCCTGAAGGAATTCGTCGGTGAGACCCCCTGGGCGCATCTGGACATTGCCGGTACTGCCTGGCAGGACAAGGACCTGCCCTACACGCCCGGCGGCGGCTCGGGGGTGGCGGTCCGCCTGGTGACCCAGCTCATTCTGGACCGGGCCAAGGCGTAACTTTGCAGGAGGTTAAGCCGTCGTTGCCTAGTTCCCAATGATGAGGTAAATTTCAGCAGGCGGTGTAGCTCAGTTGGCTAGAGCAGCGGAATCATAATCCGCGTGTCGGGGGTTCGAGTCCCTCCACCGCTACCCTGGATGTCAAAGAGGGACGAGAAGTTTATCCCGAGCCTGTCGAGGGAAGTCCCGGAATTTATCCCGACCTTGCGTCGGGACCGCTACGTTTCACTACGCGGGGCAAGCCACCGTTACCCTGGATGCCAAAGAGGGACGAGAAGTTTATCCCGAGCCTGTCGAGGGAAGTCCCGGAATTTATCCCGACCTTGCGTCGGGACCGCTACGTTTCACTACGCGGGGTAAACCACCATTACGAATCCGCCAGAAGGCCGGCACCCTCTCCAGCGGGGAACAGCAAATGCTGGCCCTCATGCTGAGGCCCAAACTGTTAATGGCCGACGAACCTTCCCTGGGCCTATCCCCGGACTTTGTGGAACTGATTTTCAACAAGCTTGTTGAAATCAACAAAGATGGAACCAGCATCCTCCTGGTTGAGCAGAATGCCCGGATGGCGCTGGAGGTGTGCCATAGGGGGTACGTGTTTGAGATCGGCACGATTGCATTAGAAGGGAAGCAGGATAGTCTTGTAAAGAATGAGC comes from Candidatus Neomarinimicrobiota bacterium and encodes:
- a CDS encoding leucyl aminopeptidase; translation: MSYVKQVDHIPEPDFTQPIEFLALGMFQDKGIGASQRSVDEVLGGLIAKVLERKDFKGKKDETLVLFTGAPLARVALVGLGKEEKFTTDVARQAAGKAVSLARKANLTSCSLLAFESDLPADDLAQALAEGLILGSYHFMEHKKPEEDARELESLSLYGPVSAEGLKRGNILGASVCLARDLQNHPSNVATPTRLAEEARRIARGPHMTCTVFDRKQFTALGMGALAGVAAGTDQPPKFILIEYKGGKAGEAPLALVGKGLTFDSGGICIKPSEKMDEMKFDMSGGGAVLGVMEAVSRLQPRINIVAAIPSTENLPGGKAQKPGDIVKAYSGKTIEVINTDAEGRLILADALSYVVDKYKPVAVLDFATLTGAVLVALGHRASGLMGNNDDLIEEVKRASEKTGERVWQLPLWEEYAEDIKSKVADVKNVGEGRLAGTIAGGIFLKEFVGETPWAHLDIAGTAWQDKDLPYTPGGGSGVAVRLVTQLILDRAKA